The Streptomyces sp. NBC_00775 genome includes the window AGCGCGTCGGCAAGGTAGTGCGTCAGGTCGGCGCCGAGCGGGGCTGGAACGGGGTGATCTGGTCGGACCTGGACGAGGCCGGCGCGGACGCGGCGATCGCCGAGCAGGTCAGGTACTTCGCCGACCTCGGGCGAGAGTTCGAATGGAAGCTGTATGGGCACGACAAGCCGGAGGACCTCGGGCACCGGCTGCGGACGGCCGGATTCACCGCCGCGCCCGAGGAGACGCTGATGGTCGCCGAGCTGGGCGATCTGACGCTCGACGCGGAGCCGCCCGAGGGCGTACGGCTGCTTCCCGTCACCGACCGCGCGGGTGTCGACCTCGTGGCCGAGGTCCATGAACAGGCCTTCGGCACCGACGGCACGCGCCTGCGCCACCAGCTGCTGGCCCAGCTCACCGGCGACGCGGACACGGTCGTCGCCGTCGTGGCCCTCGCCGGTGACGCCCCGGTCAGCGCGGCCCGGATGGAACTCCTGCCGGGCACCCGGTTCGCCGGACTGTGGGGCGGCGGCACGGTCGAGGCCTGGCGCGGCCGGGGCATCTACCGCGCACTGGTCGCCCACCGCGCCCGCGTCGCCGCCGAGCGCGGCTACCGCTACGTCCAGGTCGACGCCTCCAGCCAGAGCCGCCCCATCCTCGCCCGCCTGGGCTTCCAGCCGCTGACCACGACGACCCCCTACGTGTATACGCGGTGACGCCAGGCCCGTATGTCCCACGGTGCTCGCCCCTGCGCGGACAGTGACGCCGGAAAGATTTTCAGGACCCGATGTCACATCCCGGCCCGCTCGATCCGTCGCATCGGCATGACGACGAACCAGAGCATCCTCCTGGCCGGCGCGAGCGGAGTTCTCGGCCGGCACATCACCCGGGCCCTGACCGACGCGGGCCACAAGGTCACCGGCCTCGGCCGGGGCCCCGACAACGGGGTCCAGGCCGACCTGATGGACCGCGACGCGCTGCTGCGTACCGTCGACGGGCGGCACTTCGACACGGTCGTCCTCGCCGCCACCGCCCTGCGCAAGGCGCCCCTGCGCCACCGCGACATGCACGAGACCAACGCGCTGCGCATCGACGGCACCGTCCACCTCATCGAGGCCGCGCGGGCCACCGGCGCACGGCGACTCGTCGCCGAGTCGATGGTCTTCGGGTACGGATACGGCGACCACGGTGACCACGTCATCACCGAGGACGACACCTTCGGCCCGCAGGGCGCCACCGCGCAGCTGGAACAGCACATCGCGGCCATGCGCATCAAGGAACAACTCACCTTCGAGGCATGCGGGTTGGAGGGGATCGCGCTGCGCTTCGGGCTCTTCTACGGCCCCGGCGGCACCGACGCCATTCTGCCCATGCTGCGCAAGCGGCAGCTTCCCGTGGCCGACGACCAGGGCCGGGTCCTGCCGTGGATCGACCTGGTCGACGCCGCGAGCGCGGTCGCCGCCGCCGTCGAACACGGCCGCCCCGGCCAGGCCTACAACATCGTCGACCGCACCCCGCTGGGATTCGCCGCCCATGTCCGCGCCGTGGCCCAGCAGTTCGGACTGCCGAAGCCGATGACCGTACCGCTGTGGCTGATGAAGCCCATGTCGTACGCGCACGTCATGATGCAGACGGCCATGCGGGTGTCCGCGGTGAAGGCGGAGCGGGAACTGGGCTGGAACCCCGCCTACCCGTCCAGTCACGACGGGCTGGCCGCGCTCAAGGCGGCCGCCTGAGGCGCGAACGGGGGCCGAACGGCCCGGAGCCGAGGGCCAACCGGCCCCCTGTGGGTGAGGGTTCGGGACGGCATGCTGAGGGTGTGGACGCAAGCCGTCCCAGGGACTGCCTCCCGTCGCGCTCGACTCTCCCGCGCCAGGCGCTCGGTCGAGGCGGCAGGCCCGCCGGCTGTCGAGGGGGAGCCATGTCGGCGGGCCTGGACTCACACTTGGTGTTCAGCACTCCGCATCCGGCACCGGACATCCGGCCCGCTCAGAGATCGAGCTGGTACTCCACCGCTGCGTGCGTGGGCAGATAGCCGAGCGCGTCGTTGATGGAGCGCATGGGAGCGTTGCTGTCGGCGGTGTCCGTCAGCAGGCCGCCGAGTTCGGGATACGTCCGCCGGGCCAGCCGGATCGACTCCGCCTTCATCCAGAGTCCGAGGCCGTGACCGCGGTGCTCGGGCAGCACACCGGTGCCGTAGTGCTGGCCGTCACCCCGGCCGTCGCCCGGAACGACGAGTTCGGAGAAGCCGGCGATCGAACCGTCCGAGCGGTCCACCACGGCCACCGTGTGGAGCAACTCCCCGCGCTTCGCGATGGCTTCGGCCGCCGCCAGGACCCGCTCCACGTCCCACGCGACGATCCCGTAGTCGGTGCCCTCCATCGGCATGTCGTCCATGGCGCGCCGCGAGTCGGCGAAGGTCTGCGCCAGCTCGGGCGGCACGGCGCCGACCCAGTGTGTCAACTCGTAGCCCGGATGCGGCCGTTCGGCGATCTCGGAGTTCCGCGCGGAATCCAGGTCGGCCAGCGCAAGTCGTGCGTACGTCAGTGCCAGCACCCGGCGGAAGCCGCGCGCCGCCAGGAACAGATCACCGGGGGAGCCGGTCTCGGCCTGCGCGACGAGTGACCGCCGCCCGTCGTCCCGCGCCGCGGAGACGGCCGCGTCCAGGAGAGCGCCGCCGACACCCTGCCGCCGCTCGGCAGGGTGTACGGCGACCTCCAGCTCCGCCAGATGATCCTGCCCCTCCTTGGTGAACAACCGCAGAAAGGCGGAGCCCACGGGGACTCCCTCGGTGCCGGAGGCCAGCCATGCCAGGCGGCGGCTCGACGGTGTGGGCTCGGGATCGGTCAGCGGCGTGATGCGCGGTGGCAAGGTCTCTCCGTGGCGTCGGGTGTGCGGGGGCGAAGCCCGCAGAACCTAGCCGTACCGGCGCGCCACCCGCAACAGAATTGAGCCCGGCCGTCAGCGGCGCACCTTCGCCCGGTCCAGCGCCGCGACGCCCAGCGCCGCCAGGCCGATCTGGATGAGCCACTCGATCCAGTCGACGCCCTTGGTGTCGGCGACGCCGAACGCGGCGGCTATCCCCGAGCCGATGAACGCGGCCACGATGCCGACGCCGATCGTCCACAGGATGCCGATGCGCTGGCGTCCCGGGACGACGAGCCTGCCCAGTACGCCGATGATGATGCCGATGAGGATGGCACTGATGATGCCTGAGATCTCCATCTCCGCCCCTCTTTGTCGGTCCCCCGCAGTTATGTATCTGCCCCCTGGGAGCGGAGGCAGTCCGCCCCGCTTCGCGCGCCCCGGGATGCGCTCCGGCGCCCTCCTGTTCAGCCGTCGTTTCGACATGTACCGTTCAAGAATCTGTCGCGCGGAAGACGGCCAACCACCGTTCTACGCGCGGAGACTTGGCGCCCGCACCGCCTCTCCCCACCCCTCACGGAGGTTCGCCGGATGCTCGGATTCAGAAGATCCCGCCACAGACTCACCACGGCGCTGGCCGTGTTCGGACTGCTCGTCACGGGCGCGGCCGTCCAGGCGGCCACCGCCGCTCCCGCGCACGCGGCGACCACGCACCGCGTCCTGTTCGACAACGGCCACGCCGAGACGGCGGGCAACGCCGACTGGATCATCTCCACCAGCCAGCCCGACCCGCTCGGCCAGGACTCCTCCCCGTCCTCCGAGACGGACTGGACCGGCGCCCTCTCCTCCTGGGGCGTAGCCCTGCAGAACACCGGCAACTACAGCCTCAAGACGCTGCCTTCGGGCTCCAGCCTCACCTACGGCGGCTCGGCCGCGACCGACCTGTCGAACTTCGACGAGCTGGTGCTGCCCGAGCCCAACACGCTCTTCACGACCGCCGAGAAGACCGCGATCATGACGTTCGTACAGAACGGCGGCGGCCTCTTCATGGTCTCCGACCACACCGGCGCCGACCGCAACAACGACGGCTACGACGCGGTCGAGATCTTCAACGACCTGATGACCAACAACAGCGTCGACTCCACCGACCCGTTCGGCTTCTCCATCGACTCGCTGAGCATCAGCTCCGACTACCCGAGCGCCATCAGCGACAGCACCAACGCGATCCTGCACGGCTCGTTCGGCACGGTCACCAAGAGCCTCATCGCCAGCGGTACGACGGCCACGCTCAAGCCCGCCGACAACTCGGCCGTCAAGGGCCTGCTCTACCGGACCGGTTACTCCGGCAACACCGGCGCCTTCTTCGCCACCAGCACCTTCGGCAGCGGTCGCGTCGCCTTCTGGGGCGACAGCTCCCCGATCGACGACGGCACCGGCCAGTCCGGCAACACGCTGTACGACGGCTGGAACGACACCGGCGCCACCAACGCCGCGCTCGCCCTCAACGCCACCGACTGGCTCGCCGGCGCGAGCAGCAGCGGTGGTGGCGGAGGCGGTGGCGGCACCTGCACGGCCGCCCAGCTGCTCGCCAACCCCGGCTTCGAGTCCGGCAGTACGTCCTGGACCGCCACCAGCGGCGTCATCACCAACAGCAGCAGCGAGGCCGCCCGCACCGGCTCGTACAAGGCCTGGCTGAACGGCTACGGCTCGGCCAACACCGACACGCTCTCCCAGGCGGTCACCGTCCCGTCCGGCTGCTCGGCCACCCTGAGCTTCTACCTCCACGTGGACACGGCCGAGACGACCACCAGCACGGCGTACGACACCCTGAAGGCCCAGGTCGTCAACAGCAGCGGCACGGTGCTGTCGACCCTGGCCACGTACTCGAACCTGAACGCCGCCTCGGGGTACACGCAGCGCACCTTCAGCCTCGGCACCACCTATGCCGGGCAGACGGTCACCATCAAGTTCACCGGCACCGAAGGCTCCACGCTCCAGACGTCGTTCGTCATCGACGACACGGCGCTCAACGTGAGCTGAGCGGGAACCGAGCACGAGTCGTGCGACGGGGCGGACCCTGAATCGGGCCCGCCCCGTCCTGACGTACGCGCCTGCCCCGCTCTACGAGGCCGGAACCGTCTTCTCCGCCGTGTTCCACCCCGAGACCCGTACCCGAGGCGTCGACCCGTGCAGATCGGCCGTCCGGTACGTGGCCTTCAGAGTCGTCGACTCGCCGGGCCACAGGCTGACCTGGTTGTCGGACCACTGAACGGGCAGCACCGGCTTGCCCTTCGCGTCCACGAGGTGCACATCGGTGAGGAGCGACGGTGTCTTCCCGGTCCCGGTGTTCCGTACGGTGACCGTCGTCGTGGACGTGCCGTCCGGGCCCACGGAGGTCGACGCCGAAGCCGAAACCGGCACCCGCGCCATGGAGTTGAGCCCCTTGAGGTTCGCATAGCTCGTCGTCGGCGTGTACCACCAGTCGGTGTTGGCCCAGTCGAGCGTGTCGGCCCTCGTCGACAGCCAGTAGACGTTGCGGCTGACCTCCTTGCCCTGGGCGTCGGTGAGGATCAGGCGCGCGAGATAGGTCGTCGACAGCCCGCTCACCGAGGGCGGCACCGTGAGCGCGGTGCGGCGCGCCCCGTCGCCGCCCACGCTCACACCGGTCGCCGTCGTGTCGTACTTCTGTGTGCCGTCGGTGTTGAAGAGGGTGACCCGGGCCTTGAGACCGGACGCGGACGCGTGCCGGTTGTTGACCACGACGACCGAGCGGTTGTCGTACGAGTACTGGATGTGCAGCGGCTCATTGGCCTTCTTGGCGCCGAAGTAGGCACCGCCCTGGTCCAGGTAACGGTCCATCAACTGCCAGTGCAGTGACGTCCATCCACTGTTGAACATCCAGTAGACGACTCCGGTCGAGGGCTGCGAGGAGTCGGTGGCGTTGCGCCCGTACGCCTCGTACTGCGCGCGCACGTTCTCGTACTGGGCGAGCTGCGCCTTGCGTACGTAGTCCGTGAGGCCGGTCGGTGCGCCGTAGCGGCCGGTCAGGGCGGCGTCGTAGAGCTTGAGGGTGGCGAAGGTCGAGGACGGCGAGCGGTGGTACTGCTTGGCGCCGGGGTTCTTCCAGAGGGTGTCCAGTTCGGCGGGGGACATCATGCGGCGCAGGGTGTCGAGTGTGGGGATGTCGGGGCCCGCGCTGGTCTCGGAGTTGAAGCCGGTGGCACCGCCCTCGCGCTTGGCGTACCAGTAGTTCGGCGGGACCCAGTCGTACGGGCCGGTCATCTTCATGCCCGAACTGCCGGAAACCGGCGAGGAGCTGTCAGAGGCGGCGGCGACCACGGGCGTCGGCCAGTCGGCCGCCTTCAGTGCGGCCAGGTAGTTCTTCTCGATCGTCGCGTCCGGGGCGAAGTCGCTGCCGATGAGGAACGAGATGACGCTCGGGTGGTCGCGGAGCCGGGCGGCCTCGGCGGCCATCGACGCCTTGGCGACCGGATAGTCGGCCGCGGTCCACCGTTCGCCCGTCTCGCTGCCGTTGACCTGCCCCTCCCACTTGTCGCAGCACTCCCAGCCGGGCAGGGTGAGGATGCCGTACTGGTCGGCGAGGTCGAAGAACTCGTCCGGTTCGATGTGCCCTTCCAGGCGGATGGTGTTGAGGCCCAGGTCGAGCGCGTACTTCAGCCGGTCCTCGACATAGGTGCGGTCCCAGCGCAGGAACTCGTCCGGTGACCAGCCGCCGCCCTTGATGAGCAGCCTGCGGCCGTTGATGCTGTACTGCCGGGCGCCGTCGGCGTTGAGCGGGGCCTTCACCTCGCGGATGCCGAAGTCCTCGTGCGCGGTGTCCGAGGGGGCGCCGGCGACGGAGGCGGTCAGGTCGAGGCCGTACATCGGCTGGCCGCCCATGCCCGCGGGCCACCACACCTTCGGCGACTTCAGACGCAGGCCGGGGGAGTCGGCCGGGGCGAAGGTGACCGTCTTCGTCTCGTGCGCGGCGAGCGGGACGGTCTTCGTGAAGGACGTCGATCCGATGGTGCCGGAGACTGTGGCGGTGACGGCGGCGCCCGTCTCATTGCGTGCCTGAGCCTTGACGGTCAGGTCCGCCGAGGTGAGCGACGGGACGGCGAGCTTGGTCACCACGTGTGCGTCGCGCAGCGCGACCGGGCCGCCGCGGCGGACGAGGACGTCGCGGACGATGCCCATGTTCTCGTCGGGCGGCGGCTGCAGCCAGTCGATCCAGCCCATGGTGAGGTTCTTGTTCGGGGTGTTGGGCTGGACGCGGAAGGCGACGGTGTTGGTGCCCGCCCGCACCAGCGAGGTGATGTCGAGTTCGTGGTGGGTGTACGCGCCCGCCACATCGGCGGCCTTGGCGACCCGATGGCCGTTGACGTAGACGTCGGCCGCCGAGATCACCCCGCTGAAGTCCAGGTAGCTGCGCTCGGTGGTGTCCGTGACCGTGAAGTCCGAGCGGTACCACCAGGGCACGGTGAAGTCGGCCTTCGGGATCTTCTGCTGGTTGGTCGAGTAGAACGGGTCCGCGTACTTCCCCTTCGCGAGCAGCGCCGCCAGGACCGTGGAGCGGGAGCCCGCCGTGTACCAGCCGCTCGCCGGGTAGCCCGGGGAGGAGACGGCTGCCGTGGAGTCGGTGACTTTCGCCGTCGACTGGATCGCGTAGCCGGACAGCGCGGTGGTGCTGCCCGGCGCGGAGGCCACCGCGGTGACGCGGGCGTCCGGCGTGGTGACCGGCCCCGCGCCAGGGTCTCCGGCCCATGCGATCGTGGACACGGTGCACAGGAGGCCCAGGGCGACGGCGGCCGTGGTGCAGCGCCGTCGTGAGGCGGGGCGGTGGAACACGGTGGTCTCCTTGGGAGGTGGGGGAGCATCCGCGCTTCGACACTGCAAGTTAGGAAACTTTACTAACTAGGCTCACAAGCTAAGCGGCTGAGTAAGTCATGTCAATCGCTGCAAGGGCGCGCCCCGCCCCTGAAGCCGGCCGCGGCTCCCGCCGCCGGGGAGCTCGCCCGGTTCAGGAGGCCGACCGCCGCTCGAACACCACATCACGGGCCGTCCCCAGCGCCGTCGCCACCGCACCGAGCAGCACCGCGTCCTCACCCAGCCGGCTGGGCACGATCTTCGGGCGCAGCGGAGTGAGGGCGCGCAGGGTCTCGCGCACCGGACGCAGCAGCAGATCGACGCTGTGGCCCACGCCCCCGCCGAGGACCACCAGATCCGGGTCGAGGACCGCGGCCGCCGCGGCCACCGTGTGCGCGATCCGCTCGCCCTCCAGCTGAACCGCCTGGACCGCGGCGGGATGGCCCGCGCGTGCCGCGTCGAAGACGGCCTTCGCGGTGAGCTGCCCGGTCATCCCGAAGTGCCGCGCCGCCTCGACGACGGCCACGCCCGACACCGCGTCCTCCAGGGTCTCCGGCTTCTGCTGCCCCGGCCACGGCAGGAACCCGATCTCGCCGGCCCCGCCGTGCGCCCCCGTGAACAGCCGCCCCTCACTGACGACACCCATGCCGAGACCGGTGCCGATCATGATGTATGTGAACAGCCGGCTGCCCGCGCCGACTCCGTACGTGTACTCGCCCAGCGCCGCGAGGTTGGCGTCGTTGTGCACCTCCAGCGGGATGCCCAGCTCCTCGCGCATCCGGTCGAACAGGCCCGCGCGGCCCCACCCGGGCAGATGCATCGCGTACCGCACCCGGCGCTGCTTCTCGTCGTACACGCCCGGCGTGCCCACCACCGCGTGGGCCACCTCGTCCGCGCCGACACCGGAGTTGGCGACGACCTGGTGGGCCGTGGCGACCACCAGGTCGGCCATGGCGCCGGAGGTGCGGGCCCGGTTGCGTACGTCGGCCCGCGCGACCACCGCGCCGTCGAGATCGGCGACCGCGACGCGCAGCCAACTACGGCCGATGTCGATACCGAGCGCGTAACCGGCCGAGGGATCGGGGGCGTACAGGACGGCGACCCGGCCGCGCTCCGGTGTGTGGGTGCCGACCTCGTGGACCAGTCCGGCTTCCTCCAGGGCCGCGAGCGCGCTGGAGACCGTCGGCTTGGACAGGCCCGTCTCGCGGGCGAGCTGGGCGCGTGAGGCGGCGCCGCCGGTGCGCAGCCGGTCGAGCAGCAGCCGCTCGTTGGTGCTGCGCAGCCGCCGGCGGTTCCAGGGCTGTTCGGGCTGCTCTGCGGCGTCGCTGGCGGGCATCGCACCATTCTCACGCATTCATGACACCCTCTTGACGCATCTAGTAAGGCTCCTTAACTTTATCGCCCAGTCAGCCTCGCCGGGCGAGCCAAGGGGAGCCCAGCGCCGGCCGGTCACCCGCCGCCCTTGATCCGCCGCCTTTCGTCCGTCGGCCGCCACTGAGGCCGGCCGTCACCACGTACCTCTCCCCGCGTCCCGCTTCAGGAGGACCCATGTCCGGCAGCCCGCCACCCAACGGCGGTTTCGTCCGCCGCGTCGGCCTGTTCCAGGCCACCGCCATCAACATGAGCCAGATGTGCGGCATCGGACCGTTCGTGACGATCCCGCTGATGGTCGCCGCGTTCGGCGGCCCGCAGGCCGTCATCGGCTTCGTCGCCGGCGCCCTGCTGGCACTCGCCGACGGGCTCATCTGGGCCGAACTGGGCGCGTCGATGCCCGGCTCCGGCGGCAGTTACGTCTATCTGCGCCAGGCCTTCCAGTACCGCACCGGACGGCTGATGCCGTTCCTGTTCGTGTGGACGGCCATGCTCTTCATCCCGCTGATCATGTCCACCGGCGTGGTCGGCTTCGTCCAGTACCTGGGCTACCTGGCCCCCGACATGGGCAGGACCACCGGGGACCTCATAGGGCTCGGCATCGTCGCCCTCGTGGTGATCCTGCTGTGGCGCGGCATCGAGCACATCGCCCGCATCACCGCCGTCATGTGGGCCGTCATGATCACCTCGGTCGTCCTGGTGATCCTCGCCGCGGCCACCGACTTCAGCGCCCACCTGGCCTTCACCTACCCGGCGCACGCCTTCGAGCTGACCAGCGGTCACTTCTGGCTCGGTTTCGCCGCGGGCCTGACCATCGGCATCTACGACTACCTCGGCTACAACACCACCGCGTACATGGGCGCCGAGATCAAGGACCCGGGCCGCACCCTGCCCCGCTCCATCATCTTCTCCATCCTCGGCATCATGGCGATCTACCTGCTGCTCCAGATCGGCACGCTCGGCGTCATCGACTGGCACCGGATGACCGATCCAGGGGACATCGCCTCGACCTCCGTGGCGTCGGCCGTCCTGGAGGAGACCTGGGGCAAGGGCGCCGCCGACACCGTCACGGTCCTCATCCTCATCACCGCGTTCGCCTCGGTCTTCACCGGACTGCTCGGCGGCTCCCGAGTGCCGTACGACGCCGCCCGCGACCGCGTGTTCTTCCGCCCCTACGCCAAGCTGCACCCCAAGCACCGCTTCCCGATGCTGGGCCTCGCGACCATGGGCGTCATCACGGCGATCGGCTTCCTCATCGGCCGCCACACCGACCTGGCCACGCTCATCCAGCTGCTCACCACCGTCATGGTGATCGTCCAGGCGCTGGCCCAGATCGTCGCCCTCTCGGTGCTCCGCAAGCGGCAGCCGGGCCTGCGCCGCCCGTACAGGATGTGGCTCTACCCCGTACCGAGCTTCCTCGCGCTCGCGGGCTGGCTGACCATCTACGGATACGCGGACAAGAACTCCCCGGGCCGCCACCCCATCGAATGGTCCCTCGCCTGGCTCGCCCTCGGCTGCGTCGCCTTCGTCATCTGGGCGCGCCTGGAGAAGGTGTGGCCCTTCGGGCCGAAGGAGCTCAGCGAGGAGTACCTGACCGCGCCGACTCCGGAAACGGAGCCCGCCGGGACGTGACGCGGCGGCGCCGCCCTCTTCAGGAACCGGCGGACATCCAGCCGGTGGCGGCCACGACCTCACGCGCGATATCGGTCACCGCGCGGTCGTCGGTCGCCACCCGCACGGTGTCCGCGGGCGCCCGCTCGTCCAACAGCCGTGCCTTGCGGGCGCTGTTCTCCATCTCCCGCTTCAACTCGGAGCCGATCTCCCGCGCCTTGAGCCGCTCGGCGGTGATCTCGTCGGTGGCGGTCAGCAGCACCCGTACGAGTCGTACGTCTCCTCCCATCGCGCGCTCGAACAGGCCCGTGGACTGGTCCAGCACGCTCACGGTGTTGGTGTAGATCAGGCGCCGGTAGCCCAGTTCGGCGAAGTTCCCCCATACCGCCCGCAGATTTCGCTCGGTCACCGCCGCGCGGTGCGGATCGCCCTCCGGCGCCGGGTGCACGTAACCCATGCAGTCGCCCTCGATCACCGCGTGGGCGACCTCCGCGGCACGCAGTTGCGCCGAAATCTCCCAGCCCACGGTCGTTTTGCCGACGCCCGCGCGTCCCCCGATGAGCAGGACCTCCGCGCGGGTCACCGGCGGCGCCCTTCGCCCGCGACGTCGTCGCCTTCGAGATGGCTCCAGGTCCGCAGGACGACCACCCGGCCCTTCGCCTCACGAACGACCGGTTCGTCGTCGGTCAGCACGAACCCGGCGGCCTTGGCGACCGCCTCGCTCGCCCCGTTCCCGTTCTCTATGCACAGGACCACCCGCCGCACCACGGCGCGCCCCTTCGCGAAGTCCACCGCGAGCCGGACCGCGCGGGTCGCGAGCCCTCGGCCCCGGTACGCGGCCCCTACGCCATAGGCGAGTTCGACGTCCCGCCCGTCGGCCGCGCTGCGGAACAGCAGGATCTCACCCTGCGGCGCCCCGCCGTCCGTGGTGATGGCCAGCTGCACCACATGCCCCTCGGTACCTTTCTGCGCGGCGGCGGCCAGATACGCCCGCGCGGCCTCGGTGTCGAACGGCGACACGACCGGCGTCCACCGGTCGATCTCGGGATCGTCGTAGATCGCGACGAGGTCCGCCACGTCGTCGGCGGACCATTCGCGCAGCTGAAGCCCGAGCCCTTCGATGCGCAGCGGCCTGGGAACGTCGAACGTCGGTCGGCTGTCCATCAGTTGATCCTGCCGTGCGGAGTGGCTGCCGGCCAAGAGGTGCTCGCGGGGCCGAGGTCCGGGGCGGGGCCGAGGTACGGGCTCGGCTGCTCGGCGCACCGCACCGCCGCGCGGATCTCGTCCGCCGGATCTCCCCGATGGTAGCGCCGCTCCGAAGGCTCGATGCCGTCGAGGAACTCCTGGTAGCGGACGGCGTACGTGAGATGGGCGAGTGGCTCGGCGAGGGCGAGGGCGCGCGCCGGATCGGCGGCCGGGACCCGCGCCTTCCAGGCGTCGGTCCAGGCGCGGGCGGCCTGCGCGCGACGCGGCCCGGGGAGGAAGTCGTGGACACGCAGTCCGTCCAGGACCGGGTTGCCCCAGTGGGCGTCGGCGAAGTCCACGACCACGGGTGCGCCACCGGCACCGCGCCAGTTGCCGGGATGGAAGTCGCCGTGCACGAGCGTGTCGGGCAGTCCGCACTCGGCGAGGAGGTCCCAGCGGTTCATCAACTCCCTTGCGCGGGCGATCTCTTGGGCGTCCAGCTCCCGCGCGACCGGTCCGTCGAGCAGCTCCTGGAGCTGTGCGGTGAGGACCGGCGCACGCCAGTCCCGGATGCCGGGCAAAGGTGCGGAAGCCAGCGCTGTCTGCGCCGCCACGAAGCGCTCCATGACGGCGGTGACCGTCTCGGACGACGCCTGCCAGCAGTCCTCGCCGGGTATGTGCTCCATCAGCATGCGGTGCTCGCCGGATCCGAGGACGGTTGCGACCAGACCGGGGTCGACCCGCGCGAACGCGCCCACGACCGTGCTCTCGTCGGCCGCGAAGCGCGGTGTCGTCTTGAGCCAGACCGTGCCCCGCGCCGTGGGCAGCCGGAAGAGTCCGGCCAGATTCCATGTACGGCGCTGCTCGACCGGACCGGTCACCGGCCGCCCCGCCGAGGCCAGCGTGTCGGCCGCCCAAGCGAGGAGGTCGCGCAGACCGTCGGCCCGCGCCCACGGCGCCCGCAACACCTGGGGACCGTTCAACAGGCCCTGATCTACGGGGAGTCGGTCGAGCAGTCCGGGCGCGGGGCGCGCCAACGCCTCGACGTGGTACGTCACATGGCCGTCCCGTCCGCCCGCACCGCCGTCGACGTCGACGAGACGCAGGACCAGCACCGGAACGCCGAGCAGCCCCTCCAGATGGCCGATGACCGGTTCCACCTCCGACCACCAGGGGATGTCCACGGGGAAGGGTCCGGCGACACCGAGGAAGTCCCCGCCCGAGGTCACCCATGCGCTCACGGTTCGGCTCACGGCGCCAGTGTGAGGGGCGACGGCTGTCGACGGCGAGCGAATATGCGGGCCTC containing:
- a CDS encoding APC family permease, giving the protein MSGSPPPNGGFVRRVGLFQATAINMSQMCGIGPFVTIPLMVAAFGGPQAVIGFVAGALLALADGLIWAELGASMPGSGGSYVYLRQAFQYRTGRLMPFLFVWTAMLFIPLIMSTGVVGFVQYLGYLAPDMGRTTGDLIGLGIVALVVILLWRGIEHIARITAVMWAVMITSVVLVILAAATDFSAHLAFTYPAHAFELTSGHFWLGFAAGLTIGIYDYLGYNTTAYMGAEIKDPGRTLPRSIIFSILGIMAIYLLLQIGTLGVIDWHRMTDPGDIASTSVASAVLEETWGKGAADTVTVLILITAFASVFTGLLGGSRVPYDAARDRVFFRPYAKLHPKHRFPMLGLATMGVITAIGFLIGRHTDLATLIQLLTTVMVIVQALAQIVALSVLRKRQPGLRRPYRMWLYPVPSFLALAGWLTIYGYADKNSPGRHPIEWSLAWLALGCVAFVIWARLEKVWPFGPKELSEEYLTAPTPETEPAGT
- a CDS encoding aminoglycoside phosphotransferase family protein, with the protein product MSRTVSAWVTSGGDFLGVAGPFPVDIPWWSEVEPVIGHLEGLLGVPVLVLRLVDVDGGAGGRDGHVTYHVEALARPAPGLLDRLPVDQGLLNGPQVLRAPWARADGLRDLLAWAADTLASAGRPVTGPVEQRRTWNLAGLFRLPTARGTVWLKTTPRFAADESTVVGAFARVDPGLVATVLGSGEHRMLMEHIPGEDCWQASSETVTAVMERFVAAQTALASAPLPGIRDWRAPVLTAQLQELLDGPVARELDAQEIARARELMNRWDLLAECGLPDTLVHGDFHPGNWRGAGGAPVVVDFADAHWGNPVLDGLRVHDFLPGPRRAQAARAWTDAWKARVPAADPARALALAEPLAHLTYAVRYQEFLDGIEPSERRYHRGDPADEIRAAVRCAEQPSPYLGPAPDLGPASTSWPAATPHGRIN
- a CDS encoding GNAT family N-acetyltransferase gives rise to the protein MDSRPTFDVPRPLRIEGLGLQLREWSADDVADLVAIYDDPEIDRWTPVVSPFDTEAARAYLAAAAQKGTEGHVVQLAITTDGGAPQGEILLFRSAADGRDVELAYGVGAAYRGRGLATRAVRLAVDFAKGRAVVRRVVLCIENGNGASEAVAKAAGFVLTDDEPVVREAKGRVVVLRTWSHLEGDDVAGEGRRR
- a CDS encoding AAA family ATPase; the encoded protein is MTRAEVLLIGGRAGVGKTTVGWEISAQLRAAEVAHAVIEGDCMGYVHPAPEGDPHRAAVTERNLRAVWGNFAELGYRRLIYTNTVSVLDQSTGLFERAMGGDVRLVRVLLTATDEITAERLKAREIGSELKREMENSARKARLLDERAPADTVRVATDDRAVTDIAREVVAATGWMSAGS
- a CDS encoding ROK family transcriptional regulator — translated: MPASDAAEQPEQPWNRRRLRSTNERLLLDRLRTGGAASRAQLARETGLSKPTVSSALAALEEAGLVHEVGTHTPERGRVAVLYAPDPSAGYALGIDIGRSWLRVAVADLDGAVVARADVRNRARTSGAMADLVVATAHQVVANSGVGADEVAHAVVGTPGVYDEKQRRVRYAMHLPGWGRAGLFDRMREELGIPLEVHNDANLAALGEYTYGVGAGSRLFTYIMIGTGLGMGVVSEGRLFTGAHGGAGEIGFLPWPGQQKPETLEDAVSGVAVVEAARHFGMTGQLTAKAVFDAARAGHPAAVQAVQLEGERIAHTVAAAAAVLDPDLVVLGGGVGHSVDLLLRPVRETLRALTPLRPKIVPSRLGEDAVLLGAVATALGTARDVVFERRSAS